The Sparus aurata chromosome 15, fSpaAur1.1, whole genome shotgun sequence genomic interval TATCACTAACGCAGCTTATTTTCCCACCGGCGGCGCATATCTCTGAAGCTCAGTCTGCAGCCGCTGTCATCCACTGTCGACAGCGTAAACAAAAAGCTCAACGATTGTGGTTAGTGTAGTTCACGCCCACACTGATATCACGTGTAGTTAATATTTAACTACTTCTTATTAAAACTAAAAGTACATGAACATGGCTTGGAATTGGATAAATGTACAAGTGTGATTTTCTTTAAGGATTATTCATGTCGAAATTAGGAAACCGACTGAATTTCAACATCGATGGTACTACATGTCCCAGAATACAACACGACAAATCGACCCTCTAATCGTTAAATTTGGTTAGCGTGTTATGACCAGAAGATGGCGTCGTAGACCTTGCCACAACTTAGCAGCAAGGAGCAAGTGTTGATACGGAGAAAATAAGTATTGAAACTTAAGAAAGGGTTCTCAAGCTGCGTTAGACTGCATCAAAGCTTCTAATTATTATCAATCAAGAAGATATCCCCAGAAATTGATATATCGTCATAATTAACAGATAGTGCCCAGTTTCTGGGCGAACCTGAGGGATAAATGGAGCACTCCCTAGTTGTGACAAGTTATGGGCCCCGTCCAGATACTTTCAAATACGTTATTTGATCCAGTTTGACCCCTTATAGCTTGtatattttcagtttaaatTCAAGTTTTTCCCATGGTATACTTAAAAAAGTTACACCAGCCTTGGCTGGGTTTCTACATTTGATGACAACGACGATTAGAGAGAAATGTGGGCTTTTGAAGAACGAATTGGAACGTGGCCGGAAGTCGTACTCTTGGAGAGAAAACGGACGGCGGGAACATGTACACAGCCAGAGAAAGCACAACAACTTTCAACGAGTAGACGTCATAAAACTTATGTCTGTAGTGTTGCACCTATTTATTTCTGTCATACTATCATAAGAAGATTTGTCTAATAGTAAGTGGCATCCCTCATCCTCAGTGTTGAGACCTGTTGTGTGGTGCAGTGTATTTCCAGTGAACACTAATGGCTGTCCTGTTCACAGTTTGTTTACTGCAGGTCATTGCCGGCTAAGCTAGGTTTTTCCTGTCAGTCAGATGAATGATAACCTGAAAGTTAAAGGACATTGCATCAGCTCGTTATTTTTTACCTTATCTAAAGTAACTACAGCTACATGTTACTCAACCTTGGTTTTTAGCATATAGCATAATTAAAGGGTCGTTTCACCAATTTTACCCAGTTGTTTAAATTACTAACGTTAGTCATAATCAGTACTACTCTGTGGTTCTGGGCGACCTTTGCCAAGACTGACAAAATAACCTGTGTTTAGAGGTTATCTCAGCTGGCGCATGGAGATTAACAAATCATGCTAAAAAAACTGAGGTGTTTCAATGACAGGGTATTTATCAGGCAGGGGGAGTCTAAATGAAGAGATGCTATTGAGTTGGGATGCTTATTAGTGGGATCCAGCCTTCTTGGAGCTGCCTAACACATTACATTGACTTAACGACAGGCTATCTcagctactgctgctgcttcagttttAACCGTGCTCTTAAAATCTGTTGTTCTGAATCCCTTAACTTCATCAGAGTTAATGGATCTCTGTGTCATATACCCATGAAGATTGACAGATTGTAATGTACTGAGAGGTAACTTTTTGTCTGTATGTGTTAGGGTTAATGAGTGCCTTGGCTTTTACTGaggtcatttatttttaataacttttgtccCCTCTCCTTCACCAGACTGGAGCAGGCCAGGCATGAGTGGCGCACACCTGGACGAATGGCAGAGGAGGTCCTTTGACATTTCATCTGGCAACTGTACACCTGAACAGACGGCCGATGCCTACCGGGCCCACATCCTCTCCATTCAGTATGCATGGGCAAGCTCCCAGCTCTCTCAGGCCGGCATGGCCAGCCTGCTCAGGACCTACTCGGAGTGCTATGCCGCAGTGCTGGACTCGGATGACCCCCACACAGGGCTTAACAACTATGCTGAGAGCGCGCTGCATCTGGCCCGCAGTCAGAGGAACTACAGTGACAAATGGGAGTCGTCCCTGACCATGGAGAGTGTGCTGGAGCTGCCCTGCGTGCAGAAGATGATTCAGGCAGGGACAGGGGGAGGAGGCACTCTGGTGGCACCAGAAGATGCTAACATAACTGTGGGGCAAGAGAGCAAAGTCGGCTCCCTGTCTGCTCCCTTTACTGGAGTCAGGTCAGAGGCTGCATTGTTCAAACCTATAGGAGCACCACAGCCCAAGGCAGAGGTTAACAACACTGTTAGTAATCCTGTTAGTAACATTACATCAGAGAGGCCAAGAGGCTCTGAGTGGATCTCAGGTAatccaaacacattttccaGACCTCCAGCCCGACCACAGACTGTGTTTAGTCATCCTGCAGTTCCACCACAAGGAAACCCGGGCCCTGCAGGGGGCACGCAAAACTACCAGTCTTCCTTCTTCTCCACCTCCAACCCGTCTAAGCGGAAGAACTTTTACAATCCAGATGGAGGTGACGGTGGCAGAGGGCAACATGGAGGTCAATCAGGCGCTGACCCACGAGCTGGAAGCAACTTCAAAACGGCTCGTGAACAGTTCTTTGTtgatcaacagaaaaaacattcccatcagccccaAAGAGGTCAGGCCCCCGGGATGGCAGCAACAGTGAAGAAATCTCTGGGTGCTAACAGGCCTCgaggaacattttcaaaatttgtGTCACCTATTCCacgacaggaggaggaagaagttgGAACAAGTCATAATTCCAATCAGGAACCGCAGATCTTGGATGAGCGCCTGAAAAATTTTGAACCGAAGATAATCGAGCTAATCATGAGTGAGATCATGGACCACGGGCCTCCTGTCGCCTGGGACGACATAGCAGGCCTGGAATTTGCCAAGACCACCATAAAGGAGATTGTGGTGTGGCCAATGCTGCGACCTGACATCTTTACTGGCCTCCGTGGTCCTCCCAAAGGCATCCTGTTATTTGGACCTCCGGGGACTGGAAAAACTTTGATAGGAAAATGCATAGCTTGCCAGTCAGGTGCCACCTTCTTTAGCATCAGTGCTTCATCACTCACATCCAAGTGGGTGGGTGAAGGAGAAAAAATGGTGCGAGCCCTGTTCGCCATTGCCCGCTGCCACCAGCCTGCTGTCATCTTTATTGATGAAATTGACTCACTGTTGTCCCAGCGGACGGACGGGGAGCACGACTCATCACGCAGGATAAAGACAGAGTTCTTGGTTCAGCTGGATGGAGCAGCCACAGCAGCCGAGGACCGCATCCTGGTGGTGGGCGCCACCAACCGGCCTCAAGAGATAGACGAGGCTGCCCGACGACGACTGGCAAAGAGGTTATATATCCCTTTGCCTGAAGCAACCGCCCGATCGCAGATTGTGACGAACCTAATGTCTCAAGAGAAAAACCagctgagagaggaagagctggACTGTGTTGTAACAGCCACAGAGGGTTTCTCAGGGGCTGATATGACTCAGCTGTGTAGAGAGGCAGCTCTAGGGCCCATCCGCAGCATCCAGCTCAGCGACATCGCCACCATCACTGCTGACCAGGTGCGACCAATTCTGTACACTGACTTCCAAGAGGCCCTGAAGACCGTACGACCCAGCGTCTCATCAAAAGACTTGGAGCAGTATGAAGAGTGGAATAAGACTTTTGGATGTGGACGTTAAACTTGCCTCCTCATTCTGATTAAGCCATTGCCTCTATTAATGCTTTGATGTTCTTTTAAACTGAGTTTAGATAAACTTTCAGCCCTGGAGAAATCTAAATCTTTGTGATCAACAGCTCACCAACAATCCTCACAAAGATCAGTTTCTAAACGCAGAGATGTGCATTAAGATTGTCCACCAGGGCATCTCTCTACAACCAGCCTGATGTTTGCGATCTGTTGATGACATGCAGATGTGTTTGCATTTATAACACCATGTTATGTGTGCATGAATTCCTTTATACCATGAGCATCTTTTTTTAGGATGAACATTCAGCATATTTAGCATTTATTCACAAAGATATTTTCAGCAATAATATATGCAGTATGTTAATGCAGAACTTTTGTCCTTGTTTCAGGTAGTTTTGATTAATTGCATTGctaagtttgtatttttttcataataaaatTAAATTTTGCCCTAATCTGCACTTTTGTGTAATTCCCCACATCACTCCTACTCCCCGTCTAATCCACAGAGGGCAGTGTGATCTCTTTGTTGAGATCTCTTATTTGCACATCTCTGTATCAATTTGCCTGGAATCTGATAGTCCTAGAATTGTCCTGAGTCTAGATGTGCCAATCATATCCGTGGAAGTTTCGCAAGACAAAGTAAAAAACGTAACCTTTGCTTTGCCTCCCTTCCTGTTCGCGATTAAGACAGCAGTGGACTCAACAGGAAAATGTCTTAATGCAATACATCCCTTTTATTAGACAATAAGCTCCATGAGTTTAATTTTAGTGGTGACATTAACCCACAGGGTTCATGGCTGATGTAGATGTCTATATTTGAAACTATCTGTCTAGTTAATTTCTCAGCCATCAGTATTAATCAATAAGACTGACACTCGCCAACTGTTGGTACTTGTCAGAGGAGATTCTTAacattgttgatgttttttgacTTGACTGCCTCACTGCTCATACACACATGGTTCTATTGAAGAGGACTATTATAGATTGTGCACACATGAAATGAAATTCTCATGtaaatttaatgaaacaatCTGAAAATCTGGAAGACCATGAAAAATggctttcatttatttttcatctttttgtcaAGTCCCTGATAAATATTTCAGATGTGTGTGGTTGGCCACTGTATTGAAACTTTGTTGAATTAGCCAGCAGTGAAAGTAGTCACACAACCGCCCCTCGGGCATCTCCGTACACGAGGACTCCTCACAGCTGGAGCGGGACAGATGCACAGAATTCCTCTGGTGCTGCTGGGATCCATAGAGTATGGGCCGAAAACGGTGCCATATGGTGTAAGCTTGTAGCTCAATTTGACTGTGGCTGTGCAGCAGTGGTCACATCTGGAGTTGTGTGGTCACAAACACTGACATTACACagtacatttattgaaaaacaaacaaacaaacatgtaattCTACTGGATATATACTCAAACTGAGCTAAAATGTATCACCTAAAACTACCAGTAACCTGGGGATGGGggtgatttttttaaatcctccTTTGTGTTTAGAATATTTCTGTTACATTTACTTAAGTTACAATATCTGTTAGAGAATGTAAAAAAACTCATTTACAAATAGAAGTCCTGTATTCAGAAATGAAGAGTAAAAGTATTATTAAAAGTAATATTTTtaagcaaaatgtttttaaaggtaaaatccttaaaatgttaatgaaatTGACAGTTTTTATAttaatggtctgcatttttcaGCAACAGCCATTCAGTGCATTAACATTCTGTAATTACTCCTCCATATAGTAGTTTGAGGGATTAGGGAATAGTCGCATGAGGGATTCATAGGAAACAATGCAGGATTTTATTTGGGAACACTACTTGAAACATGTGCAGAATGAAATCAGAATACAGTTTTTTACAGCTTATTAATTAGTACTAAAACAATATGAGTTTGTTACTCAAAGTGTCACCAAACCCATCCTGACAGAAATCTCAAGGATAAATACGTGTTTTACAGATACATATTAGATAGGCTTTTAATACTGGTGCATCACTGTGTGGGCAGCACTGTACTGTTGTATCTGGTTGAGTTGCAACCACTTTTAACTGTTATTTACAGTTAGGTCGTTCAGTTCAGCCGCTCCAAGTGGGTCACAAGATAAATCCGAGGGGCTGTGAGATAATTAATAGggcaggaaagaagaaaaacaaatgttctgcAACACAAATCTAAGTTTGTAAGTTCTTCAAGACAAtgctttttaatacattttcacaagCCAGGCAAGTTTAATTtctaatctttaaaaaaaatcaaacattgaatattatatattgtaacagaatacattaaaaaaatgtaaaagaataaagtacataaagctgtaaaataaaaatagtggagtttaaaggtgaaataattTTGACAACACCAgtagtacaagtacctcaacaTTATACTTAAAGGGCAAGTCCTcctattttacacattaaagtgtgtttacagttcttagggagtactactgcatatgtggaaaaaaaagtggtatTGTTGgtcttttgtggctccggaggaagctgcatgtaataaatcgtgataaattgcctccagtcaTGTCACTCAGTTGtatcatgggtaatgtaggccaggttttgaaaaggaagaagaatgagtgggttctgctgtatcagttctgttcatttgtttataaactgtccataatgagtccaacagtgtggGAGGAGCAATACAAGACCAGTGAGACTGCTTTTCtaaacctgctgcctacattaccctcAATGCAATTTAACCACTGAGTGGCATCagtggaggcaatttatcagattagatACAACTTCTTCTCaacaagacctgtaaacacactttaatgagtAGAATTGGTGTAGTTATCCTTTAAGTCCagtattttatttactttcagCCACCAAAGACAACATTCAGGTATACAGAAGGGCCTTTTTGCGCATTGTTGATTCCCAGACAGACATCCAGTCATGTGAAGAAAATCAAGAGGGGCAATCAAATGTGATATTTAATTGTGCAGCCAGCCCACCAGTTGAAACAGTGACCAGATTAAAAAAGTTTCCAGTGGATTCTATTATGGCCGCCTTTAATGGGACAAAGTCATGTAAAGTGTGGAAAACCACCAACATCTTGTTGGATCCAGTCAGCAACACAATTGGAAGTGGTTAAGTCTGATTCTTAAAGGAGTTTTTCAGTCAGCTGGCTGAAAGGGGAAGTGAGATTTGGGATTCTGGCAGGGCCAGCGTTGGTTGGCCAGATTATCCTTCTCATGCAAATGCCCTCCCTCCCCTGTTGGGTCCCAGTCAAGCGTGGGGGGGCTCGGTGCTGGCCACAGCTGCTTCCCGTTTCTGCtaaatcacacagcagccatcTGGACGAGGCTGTCGCCGCACAACGCCGCCGAGCTCCTCTGCCGGCCTCGGCTGAGCCTCTCCAGACAGGCCTGGCCCTCAGAGCCCCGGCCCCTGCCTTCTGCTCCAGTGCC includes:
- the fignl1 gene encoding fidgetin-like protein 1; the protein is MSGAHLDEWQRRSFDISSGNCTPEQTADAYRAHILSIQYAWASSQLSQAGMASLLRTYSECYAAVLDSDDPHTGLNNYAESALHLARSQRNYSDKWESSLTMESVLELPCVQKMIQAGTGGGGTLVAPEDANITVGQESKVGSLSAPFTGVRSEAALFKPIGAPQPKAEVNNTVSNPVSNITSERPRGSEWISGNPNTFSRPPARPQTVFSHPAVPPQGNPGPAGGTQNYQSSFFSTSNPSKRKNFYNPDGGDGGRGQHGGQSGADPRAGSNFKTAREQFFVDQQKKHSHQPQRGQAPGMAATVKKSLGANRPRGTFSKFVSPIPRQEEEEVGTSHNSNQEPQILDERLKNFEPKIIELIMSEIMDHGPPVAWDDIAGLEFAKTTIKEIVVWPMLRPDIFTGLRGPPKGILLFGPPGTGKTLIGKCIACQSGATFFSISASSLTSKWVGEGEKMVRALFAIARCHQPAVIFIDEIDSLLSQRTDGEHDSSRRIKTEFLVQLDGAATAAEDRILVVGATNRPQEIDEAARRRLAKRLYIPLPEATARSQIVTNLMSQEKNQLREEELDCVVTATEGFSGADMTQLCREAALGPIRSIQLSDIATITADQVRPILYTDFQEALKTVRPSVSSKDLEQYEEWNKTFGCGR